The following DNA comes from Peromyscus leucopus breed LL Stock chromosome 2, UCI_PerLeu_2.1, whole genome shotgun sequence.
GGTATTAAATTCCTTCCTCGGAATCACTGATCACAAGACCTTtagggtgggtgggaaggaaaTACAGTGAAGACACAAAGGCTCCAGAGTGCTGTCTTATGCCCTCAGTCCTTTATTCTTTACATTACCTAGATGTGTTCTTTTAAATCCCATCTCTTTAGAGTCCAGTAAGAGACGCTAGAATGGCAGGTACTGGTTGAAACAAAGACCCCCCCACCTGGCCGGAACGGACGGCCTCTAATGGGGTGTGGTCCTGTGGAGGTGTATCAGTTCCAGCAGGCCTGTGCTGCACCCCTCAGGGCACCTGGGACTAGTGGCGACTCCCAGATCCTGCCGGATTATGCTCCCTGGGCCCTGGCAGCTTCCTCTTGCACAGACTGCCATAGTGCCCGGATGTTGTTCTGGCCAAAGCCTGTGGCCCCCTGTCTCTGAATCAGCTCCAGAAAGAAGGTGTCCTCAGTGAAGAGGGACTTGGTGAAGACCTGAAGCAAGAACGTGTCTTTGTCGCCATCTAGCAGAATTCCCTGCCGTTCTAGAAGGCTAGGCTTGTGCCCTGCAGCTACGATTTGTTCCTCTTTGCCGGGCTGCTGGTAGTAAGCTTCAGGAGGGGTCAGGAGCCGGCCTCCCGCCTTCGCCATCCCCTCAGAAGCTTCCATGATGTTGGGTGTGTACAGTCCTATGTGCTGCAGGCCTGGTCCCCGGTGCCGGGCTAGAAATTGCTCTACCTGGTCTTGTCTGTTGGTGGGTCCCGGCAGGGACTCTGCCAGCACGAGGGTGGGGACGGTGCTGTCAGGTGGGATCTGCAGGGCAGTAAGCCGTAGTCCCCCTCGCCCAGACCCTGCAGCCACCTCGAGGCCCAGCTCCGGATCCTCACCTGGGCTCAGCGGCAAGTGACGAAACCCTAGGCAGTCCTGGAACCAACGCCTAAGTGTAGGGGAGCTGCCAGAGGTGCAGGCCAAGGTCAAGTGGTCCACGTGGCTGACCCAGCGAGGGCCAGGTGTGCAAGGCAGCGGTCTGAATCCGGGCAGGAAGGATCCGCGATAGCCAGCACGCTGCAGCAACGTAAAGCTAAGGTTACCAGCCGGAGAGCTGACCACCGTGTAGATGGCTGTGCCCTGTGCATCCCTCACGCTGGTGGGTGGTACCGGCACGACGCAGCCCTGTGCGGCCAGCGCCCGGGCGGCACCGCCCACATCCTCCACGTCGAAGCACAGGTTCGTGGCGCTGGGCACCGAGTGATGCGGATCCAGGCCGTACAGTGGCTCCCCCGGGCCCGAGCCCTCGTTCACTAGAAAGACCGCGTCTCCGCTGCGCAGGGCCAGCTGTCTCCAGCCGCCTGCTTCCCGCACCGCCAGGGGCTGGAAGCCGAAGAGGCGGTGGAGGTCCTTCGCTAGCGGCTGCCCGGCAGGCACATGGAAAGCGACATGGCACAGACGGCGGGCGTGCGCAGCCATGGCGAGCCCAATGGCCGGCCACCCAGCCCTGTCCTGGGGCCGCTCACTTGTTTAAAACTCCAAGACTCTCGGTCCCGGACTAGTTGTTGGAAGCCGGTGGCGTCCAGGTCTGCCCGAAGAGCGCGTTCCTTGGTCTTTTCTGGGCCCGGGTCACAGTCAGACCTTGGGGGATTGATCCTCTCTGCAGCGCAACCTCAACCCGAAGGCGGCTGAGGACCACAGCCTCTGGGGGTGAATTGTATGAGAACCACGCGGGCGCTGAGCGGCGCGGACCGGAGATGGGGGTGGAGCCTGAGACTCCGCCTTTGACACGCCCTCTCGCCCAGAACCGCTCTCCTTGGGTGCAGCCTGGACGAAGGGCAGTTTCTTCCCAGGGCCTTGGACCAGGTCACACCCTTGGCACTGAGCCACCCCTTCTGGGGCCCGGGAAGTCACAATAGCCACCTTCAGTCGGTGCCAGGCGCACTCTTCTCGCGACCTCAGACCTAAGTTCTGCCCGGGTTGGGGAGGAGCCCGAAGCGCGGAATTTCTTAGTCCGGTGCTTTTTTTCTTTACGATTCAGGAGTTTGTTCAAGTCCTAGTGCCGCGTTCATGTCttacttattttcttaatattaacATATTTCCAGTTAACGATTCTCAATCCCCAAAAGAGGGCGGGGaaattgatagaagagaaagcatttacATATCTTTCCAATCATCCGGGCAATCTCAACTTTATCTGCCACTTCAATTCTACTGCTACAGCTAAGCGAGACTTGGAgggagacaaaaaacaaaacaaaacaaaacaaaaaaccctaaaacgccgttgtgttttgtttgttgttcctTAAGGAACTACTGTTCGTCACTTAATAGGACTCCAACTTACACCCCAGGCCTTACTCTTTAAACTTCCTAAAGATAGGAGCCAGGGGACCCAAGATGAAGGATGTCACTGGAATGAGGAAACTGGAAGTCTTGTGGGACTTCAGCTGGAAGGTCCTTGAAGTAAAATTAGAGAGGGACATTCAAAGGACAAAAACTTTAGCGAGAAGATGCAAGCCAAATCAGCAACTGTGCCAAAAAGACGTTTGGGAGGGACACCATGACCCATGGCCCAGCCAGAAACTCCTTTGTCAGACGGTGAGAGACGTAGGGACCAGACTTATACTAGGAGGCTTGGCTGGGTGTTCAGGATCGCAAGTAGGAGAGGAGGGCATGGCCTCTTCGGCTGACCAGTCATCAGGAGAACATGGATTCCAGAGCTAAGCAGACCTGGGTTAGAAATCTATCTCTAACATGCATGACTTTGGTCATGTTGCTTAGTTTTTCTGGTTTCCTTATCTGCAAAAAtgggaccccccacccccacccctgtgcccTGGTGTTGGGGGATCAATGCCCATCGTCTCACACATACTATTTAATTACACTTCACCTCTAACCCAGATTACTGTGGTTAAACTAGACAGTGTAAGTGTCCAATCAATGACAGCTGTAGCTCTTGCTCTAGTCTCATCACACAATGTTAATGGTGCCTCCCGGGGTATGTATTGTGTGAcctgtttggggaggtggaggtgggcagGGACTGTACTGGCTTGTGTCAAAGGTGAGGCAGCCAAATGAAGGAGCAGGAGCAGCTCTGATAATGGCCCAGAACCCAGAACAAGCTGTGACTTCCTTCAGGGAGTCCCGAAGCATTAATTCCTGATtcagggccttgtgaatgctaggcaaattttttttttttttttttttttttggtttttcaagacaggttttctctgtgtagttttggtgcctgtcctggatctcgctctgtagaccaggctggccttgaactcacagaaatccgcctgactctgcctccggagtgctgggatcaaaggcgtgcgccaccaccgcccggctaggcaAATATTCTTATCATTGAGTGCATTCCAGCCCCCTGtcctttcttctccacatccccttgggcctcagcttcctccctccaAGGTTTCTAAGCCTGAAGCACTGTGGGAAGTGTAAGACTGTCTTAGGGAAAGGTGTGTCCTGGTTGTGGCCCAGCCTTACTTTtgtttgctgtgtgaccttgatcAATGCTCAGTCTTCCCCGAATACTTCACACTGAGCAGGATGACAGTTACCGGTCTCATGCTGAAGCCTTACATGACTGCAGATAAATGAAAGACGGGACAGTGGACCACTAGAGGCCTCACTTGTCCTCCCACCAGAAaggaaatgtcccccaaaggcgtGTGCAACTGAGGAACTGCATCCTAGCAAGAGGCCTAGGCTTTaaggactgaacctgggtctgaTTGTATAGGGCCTGGACTGAGGTGGCTTTGACCTGGCTGTTAGCTGGTTTAGGTCAGACTAACAAAACAGGAGGGTCACAAAAAGTAGAGCCTCGATGGCAACACATATTAGGCCTCTCCTAGAGCACTTAGGAAGTCCCTGGTTTGGGTAGATTCTGAGCAGGAGGCCTGGAAATATGGCTCTCTGTGAATGCTAGAGCAAAAATAGGCTGCCCTTGAGTTTTTAAAGTCAGGGCTTCATAACCTATACCCTCCTGAGCCTTTGACCCAGCCCAGAAGTTTGCTTTCAAGGGCCCCAAGAACAAAAAGTGGGCATAAACAAGACCACTGGACCATTATACCCCACTTGCTCAGGAGGGGAACAGCAAGGCCTATGGAAACTAAGTGGTATGGTGTTTTTGGCTGGAGTGTGGTGTCCTGAAAAACATCGTGCTTGACACAGGTAACAGGCTGGGCTTTCAAGGAGGGGCAAAGTAGAGGTGGCTGCGGGTGTTGGTCCCCTGTGGTGTCCAGAACACTACCACCCACTTAGGGTTCCCGGGAACATTCACAAATTGTCTTCTCGGCACGAGGACTGCCTGTCCTCCTGCTGGGGTGGGCCAGACTGAAGCGAAACGGAGGACTCCGCTGTAAAGAATGCCCGCCGGCAAGGGAGCAAGGTCATGGCACTCCGGAAGCTTCCTGCCACTCCTGCCACTCCCGCGGCTAGGTCAGGTGAGGTAGGGGTGATCTCGGGCTGGGGAAAGCCGAGATGTCCAAGTTGTAGAACAGCGCCTCTCCTGCAGGTGTCGACTCTACACCTACCGGACAGCAGTAGCTCGCTGGGCTCGCAGGGAAATCCTAGCTCTCCGGGGCTCTAGCTCCACCTACCCGACTCGGGAGGGACCCCCCAGCCTCGGCTGACCCCGCCCCGGCCCCGGGGGCACCGAGCAGCTAGCTCCTGTAAGGATCAGCCATTCTCAAGCCCTACCTGGTCCTGCTCAGTGCTCTTTTACCTTTCCCTTCCGCCGGAAGCGGCTCCGAAAGCTCTCTCATTTTTGTATCCGCCTCCATTCTTCTCGCCTGACTActgagagctggctcagaaaaaCCTCacagaggctggtgagatggctccacggttaagagcactggctgctcttccagagaacccaagctcAAATCCCAGcccccacagggcagctcacaactgtctgtaactccagtgccaggggatccaacaccctcacacagatatacatgcaggaaaaaaacaccaatgcacataaaaataagtagatcttttgccaggcggtggtggcgcacgccgttaatcccagcactcgggaggcagaggaaggctgatctctgtgagttcaaggccagcctggtctacagagtgaattccaggacagccagaactgtttcacaaagaaaccctgtcttggaaaaagagagagaaggtgaccttagattttttttttcgagtTGTAGAATATACATATTTACTGATGAATTAAAACGACAATAACAAAATGTACAGGATCtcctggcagcccaggctggtctcttcccccccccccatttttatttatttttctattatcagcttgatacactacaaattcttatcctaatagtgaaatgtttcattgagactTGCCCAGTGagtgagtaaaaccaaaacttattataagccacagttatcctagggtcccccctgctgtgtagcctccctggttctatgggttgcagtctgattgttctttgctttatatctagaatccacttatgagtgagtacataccatgtttgtccttctgggtttgggttacctcactcaggatgatattttctagttccatccatttgcctacaaatttcatgttgtcattgtttttctctgctgggtagtactccattgtgtatatgtaccacattttctttctttctttctttttttttttttccgagacagggtttctctctgtagctttgcgcctttcctggaactcacttggtaccacattttcttaaatccatttttcagttgaagggcatctaggttttttccaggttctggctattacaaatagtgctgttatgaacatagctgagcatgtatctttatggtatgaatcggcattccttgggtatatgcccaagagtggtatggctgggtcttgaggtagatcgattcccaattttctgagaaaccgccatactgatttccacagtggttgtacaagcttacattcccaccaacagtggaggagtgttctctttgctccacatcctctccaatatagactgtcattagtgtttttgatcatagccattctgacaggtgtaaggtggtatctcatagtcgttttgatttgcatttctctgatgactaaagatgttgagcatttctttaaatgtctttcagtcatttgagattcttctttgagaattctctgtttagctctttagcccattttttaattggattgttcagtattttgatgtctagtttctagagttctttatatactttggagatcagtcctctgtcagatgtggggttggtgaagatcttttcccattctgttggctgtctttttgtcttattgaccatttcttttgccctacaaaatctcagtttcaagaggtcccatttattaattgttgttctcaattgtctgtgctactggtgttatatttaggaagtgatctcctgtgccaatgcattcaagagtacttcctactttctcttctattaagttcagtgtaactggatttatgttcaggtctttgatccacttggacttgagttttgtgcatggtgacagatatggatctatttgtaatcttttacatattgacatccagttatgccagcaccatttgttgaagatacttcttttttttccattttatagttttggcttctttgtcaaaaattaggtgttcatatgtgtatggattaatgtcagggtcttcaattcgattccattggtccgtatgttggtttttatgccagtaccaagctgtttttattactatatctaaCTCGTTTTGTACCTGAGGTGACTTCAAACTgaagatcctcttgccttcagagtgctggaattataggtgtgcacctcGCCTGGTTTATgaaatgctggggatggaacctaggacctGATGCGTGCCAGGCAAGCATGCCACCAACTGCACGACACCCCCAGCTCCCACCTTAACTTTTAAAGTGTATAGCTATGTGGTAGTAAGTGCATTCAAGCCAGGGGAGAGGCTGCAAGGAGCTAGTcagaaggcaggagggagggaggaaagggaagaagacagGCAGGGAAGTGTTGGAGGCTGTAGGTGAGGAGGGGAGAACTCCAAGGTAAAGGGCATCCTAGCATACTAGAGGCCCTGGGTTATTACCCTAAACAGTAAAACCAAGATAGTAAAATACTGTACAATTCTCATGAGGTTCACTCCTGGATTAGTTAAAATCATAGACACAGGTTGAAGGTGTTGTACCCATTTCTCGAAACCCCCAGAGatcaccaaggagccagtttccaaTACAAGCACATAAGGTTCGAACCTGGGCCACCGCATAGCAGATGAAGGGAAATGTGGCAGCAGCCGCAGGCCCAGGGGTAGAGAGTtcttatagggaaaaaccacaagctgggaattacatgctttggcaaccagggattgggtagaagggatatggggcaaggtgatttttttttttttttttttgaaactattggtccaGACTTTTGGtgagaaaccacatttgaaaacattgggttggattttttggtggggaaccacaacttgTTGGGCAGGATTATCcgggctgctcagcaggattatctagatatcttcaagggccataaatcACAGACAGAATGactgcaggagcatactgccctgtatctgttcaagttgtcatggcacattcctgaggtccttcctggaactgaaggtggtctaagatggtggccctaccctaagatgaagtctgtattgccttcacaaaGGGACCCTGGCCCTCTCCAGtgtggcaaacatggctctggcaggccttgtccttcttcccattccctctgccttgctaaaaactgttagattacattcctaaagctagccaccaaggtctatttccttatttggatacttcttcctcctgagactgactaccaaggtccagctaccaaagtattgaagtccagcaatcaaaagcccccccccctccttgGCTCACCTAATGAACATGcccattaaaattaaataacctggcggcggtggtgacacacacctttaatcccagcactcgggaggcagagccaggcggatctctgtgagttcgaggccagcctgggctaccaagtgagctccaggaaaggcgcaaagctacacagagaaaccctgtctcgaaaaattaaaattaaaattaaatacctcaTCCTAACAAAGGTTCCcctctttacctttataaactgccattttcctatgtgccatgtctgtctcctctctatccagaggcagtcctttgtcctggTCCCTCAGGACAAatacccctcccccttttctttgttctcttcctcctttccctcattctctccccccctccctctgtctctctctgtctctcaagacagaatttctctgtgtaacagtcctggctgtcctggaactcactctgtagaccaggctggcctcgaactcacagagatccgcctgcctctgcctcccaagtgctgggattaaaggcgtgcgccaccaccgctcctTCTGCcagcttttgtttgttgtgttttatagaggcagtctcatgtagccttggTTGGTCTTGAGCTCATTCTATATCTGAGGATAACCCTGAAGTCCTGATCCTCtaccacccaagtgctgagatcgcAAGTGTACATCATGTTTTGTTAAACATCCAAACTGTTTATTGTCCCTAAACTGATGTCTCCCTTCCTAACATTATTCAACCGCTTATTTGCTTTCCTGGCTTGGATATCCCACAGGTACCTGAAATCCACGATCCCCAACACTGTTCTCCATCTTCTTGGCAGCTGTCAGAGACCTACAGGAACCCAGACCCCCTCCCAGTGCCTCAGTCCTCACCTCCTTATCCCTGCCTGTTCTGACTCTTCTGTAACACCTCTGAAGTCACGgaatctttccttttcctttccatctCCACAATACAATGGTCTTTAATTGCCTTCTTAGACTTGAGTTTGCCCCTGAGCAAGAACTGAGAAGTGAGGTCTAGCTAATTTACTATCCTGATTAAAATTCTTCAGTAATTTCTGACTGTTCTTAGGCTCAAGACAGAAATATTTCCCATGACAGATTAGGCCCTGATGAACTCTCctgcctgttttaaaaaaatagatttcccTCCCCTGTCATTATAATAATAAGCCAGCCCCACCAAccttaattaaatttatttactttgtacATGCAGTATCTGTGTTCTTTGAGTCTGTTCATGTCATGTTGcttgtgtagaggtcaaaggaacATATTgggtagttggttctctcctttcaccatgtgagtcctggagatcaaactcaagtccttaggATTGGGGCCAGGtccccttacctgctgagcttactccttcttggtttttgttgttaataTCCCCTTTCCTCATAATGTAATTAGTTCCTGGGAACTTTTGTGCTCTTTCCACCCAGAGATCTTGTTTTTGCTGTTCTTTCCACCTGAAAtgccttctcaggtctttgggaCTTTTGCCTAGTGTCGAGCATAAGAGTTGGCATGTAAATACTTATGAATGAATCAACTAGGATGTTAGGGGCCAAATAGATTGTTCCAATGCTGCAATTTTTCAAATGACCGCTAGGTGTCACCATTGGCATCATTTTAACCAGCTCTTGCCATGGTGCCCAGGAGAGGGGTCTGTCTACCCAGCAAGCTGGGCCGGGTGATGAACAACCCAGATTCTTCTCCTAGGTTTGAAATCTCCATCAGCCTTGGAAAAGCTGCCTTGATAGAGTGGTGACCGACCACCCCTAAGTTTAGACACTTCAAGGAACACTAAGTGCTAAACCCAGATGGTGatccatgccttttttttttttcccttaaggaGGCAGGATCTCAGTCTCACAATGACTACATTCACACAGGATAGCCTGAAACCCAGGAGGCCACCCCCAAACTCATAAGCACCaaccctgccccagcctcctgagttgCTAGGATTACATGTGCCACCATTTCAGGCCAtgatccatgcctttaatcttagcactgtggaggcagaggcaaatggatctctgtgagttcgaggccagtctggtctacatagtgagttatggctagccagggctacataatgaaaacctgtctcaaaacaaagacaatCCCACATAAATTGGGAAGATTATGGTTA
Coding sequences within:
- the Hpdl gene encoding 4-hydroxyphenylpyruvate dioxygenase-like protein, yielding MAAHARRLCHVAFHVPAGQPLAKDLHRLFGFQPLAVREAGGWRQLALRSGDAVFLVNEGSGPGEPLYGLDPHHSVPSATNLCFDVEDVGGAARALAAQGCVVPVPPTSVRDAQGTAIYTVVSSPAGNLSFTLLQRAGYRGSFLPGFRPLPCTPGPRWVSHVDHLTLACTSGSSPTLRRWFQDCLGFRHLPLSPGEDPELGLEVAAGSGRGGLRLTALQIPPDSTVPTLVLAESLPGPTNRQDQVEQFLARHRGPGLQHIGLYTPNIMEASEGMAKAGGRLLTPPEAYYQQPGKEEQIVAAGHKPSLLERQGILLDGDKDTFLLQVFTKSLFTEDTFFLELIQRQGATGFGQNNIRALWQSVQEEAARAQGA